DNA from Methanomassiliicoccales archaeon:
CTATTATGAGAGATTGCTGAGCAAAATCGATAGAAGATCCAAGGCGGGCAAGGAATTCTACTCTTATGTCGCTCGGGAGATTGATGTGCTCAACGTGATGACTTTGCTTAAATGCAAAAGGGAAAACCTATCCGCTGATCGGATTACTGGCTTTTTCGTCCCTGGAGGAGAGGAAATTGACCAGAAGGAGTTCATCAGACTAGCGACAGTGGAGGGGATGGATAAGCTTTTATCTGAACTCTCGAACCTTCGCATGTTTTCCGAGAACAAAGAAGGTCTGGAAGCGTTCAGGCGTACTGGCTCGCTGGCGGAGATATCCTTGGCTCTGCAAAGATACACTTTAGAATCCTCAGAGAAGTTCTCAAGACTGTATCCGCTTTCAGTACTGCCTATCCTAGATTTTATAATAAGGAAGAAAGTCGAAGTCGATAATATCCGAATCATTGCCAGAGGCAAGGAGAGCGGAATGGATCCCGAACTGATAAAGAGGCTACTGGTGATTTAATGGACATCGCGGTCGTAGGTAGTGACGAATTCGTCCTAGGCTTCAGATTGGCAGGCTTGAAGCGAGTCTATCCTGTCTCGGACGCCGATCTGGAGCGCCGAGTCCTAGAGCTTATCGCGGACTCTACCATCGGTGTCCTTGTCATGAATTCCTCCGACCTAGAGAGGTTGGGGGCTATCACAAGAAGGAAGGTATTGGAGAGTATAGCGCCCGTGGTCGTGCCTATAGGCAAGGGCGAGGGCGACCTTCGCGAGAAGGTGAAGAGAGCTATTGGCGTTGACCTATACAAAACTGAGAGGGGTTGAAATGGCTAATGTAGGTGAGATTAACAGGGTAGCAGGCCCTGTGGTGACTGCGACTGGGATTTCCCCCAAGATGTATGACGTCATCCAGGTGGGCAAGGAAAAGCTCATGGGTGAGGTCATCAAGATCGTGGGCAATAAAACGGTCATCCAGGTTTACGAGGACA
Protein-coding regions in this window:
- a CDS encoding V-type ATP synthase subunit F, translated to MDIAVVGSDEFVLGFRLAGLKRVYPVSDADLERRVLELIADSTIGVLVMNSSDLERLGAITRRKVLESIAPVVVPIGKGEGDLREKVKRAIGVDLYKTERG